One part of the Rhizobium rhizogenes genome encodes these proteins:
- a CDS encoding prephenate/arogenate dehydrogenase family protein, which produces MAEIMFERIALIGIGLIGSSIARDVKELGLARHVTISTRSEDTLKRAEELELGTDYTVSAAEAVKDADLVIVSVPVGASESVAQQIAPHLKPGAIVTDVGSTKASVIAQMAPHMPDNVHFIPGHPLAGTEKSGPDAGFAGLFRDRWCIFTPLPGTDAEALEKLKDFWRALGSRVDEMDAEHHDKVLAIVSHLPHIIAYNIVGTADDLETVTESEVIKYSASGFRDFTRLAASDPTMWRDVCLHNKDAILEMLARFSEDLASLQRAIRWGEGDKLFELFSRTRAIRRSIVEAGQDVDAPDFGRHALDQKK; this is translated from the coding sequence ATGGCTGAGATCATGTTTGAACGCATCGCGCTGATCGGCATCGGCCTGATCGGCTCGTCGATTGCCCGTGATGTCAAAGAGCTTGGGCTTGCCCGCCACGTGACGATTTCCACCCGCAGCGAAGACACGCTGAAACGGGCGGAAGAACTGGAACTTGGCACGGATTACACGGTTTCGGCGGCGGAGGCGGTAAAGGATGCCGATCTCGTTATCGTCTCGGTGCCGGTGGGGGCTTCGGAAAGCGTGGCGCAGCAGATCGCGCCGCATCTGAAACCTGGCGCCATCGTTACCGATGTCGGCTCCACCAAGGCTTCGGTCATCGCGCAGATGGCGCCGCATATGCCCGACAATGTGCATTTCATTCCCGGCCACCCGCTGGCGGGCACGGAAAAATCCGGCCCGGATGCCGGTTTTGCCGGCCTCTTCCGCGACCGTTGGTGCATTTTCACGCCTTTGCCGGGGACCGATGCCGAAGCTCTGGAAAAGCTCAAGGATTTCTGGCGGGCGCTCGGTTCGCGCGTGGACGAGATGGATGCCGAGCACCACGACAAGGTTCTGGCGATCGTTTCGCATCTGCCGCACATCATCGCCTATAATATCGTCGGCACGGCGGATGATCTGGAGACGGTGACCGAATCGGAGGTCATCAAATATTCCGCCTCCGGTTTCCGTGACTTCACCCGTCTGGCGGCTTCAGATCCTACCATGTGGCGCGATGTCTGCCTGCATAACAAGGATGCCATCCTTGAGATGCTGGCACGGTTTTCCGAAGACCTCGCCTCCCTGCAAAGGGCGATACGCTGGGGAGAGGGCGACAAGCTGTTCGAGCTGTTTTCCCGCACCCGCGCTATCCGCCGCTCCATCGTTGAGGCCGGTCAGGATGTCGACGCACCGGACTTCGGCCGTCACGCGCTGGATCAGAAGAAGTAG
- a CDS encoding DUF2125 domain-containing protein, with protein sequence MAASSQSGTARKFLWLAIAILVVIGLYTAGWFYAADRLKQTVLNVIAPSQARSVSGECGDIAFKGYPFRIGLFCSKVTVDDSGNGVSASFGQLRSAAQVYNPGHIVWELDSPAEIRSAHGLTVSATWQNMQSSIVTKLKGIDRSSLVIDGLKAQAVSSVTGQTIDFDAVKTEMHLRQNGADLDGAITLTDSATVIKDWPQVLPRLDAIVDVTLAGKAGMVDGSDTSGLYGTSGELRRLVADIGEGRTMRISGPFSFDNEGYLSGQFKLEIEKLGAWSDNAKQAFPQLQSTIDTARKLLGALAGGGDRASVDLVVDRGRATVSGFIPLGKIPPI encoded by the coding sequence TTTTATGCCGCCGACAGGCTGAAGCAGACGGTTCTGAACGTCATTGCCCCCTCGCAGGCCCGCAGCGTCAGCGGCGAATGCGGCGATATCGCCTTCAAGGGTTACCCCTTCCGCATCGGCCTCTTCTGCTCCAAAGTGACGGTGGATGATAGCGGCAACGGCGTTTCCGCTTCTTTCGGGCAATTACGCTCGGCGGCGCAGGTCTATAATCCGGGCCATATCGTCTGGGAACTGGATTCCCCCGCGGAAATCCGCTCCGCCCATGGCCTGACAGTCTCGGCCACCTGGCAGAACATGCAGTCGAGCATCGTCACCAAGCTGAAGGGCATCGATCGCAGTTCGCTCGTCATTGACGGGCTGAAGGCGCAGGCGGTCTCCTCCGTTACCGGCCAGACGATCGATTTTGATGCCGTCAAGACGGAAATGCATCTTCGCCAGAACGGTGCCGATCTCGACGGTGCAATCACGCTCACCGACTCGGCCACCGTCATCAAGGACTGGCCGCAGGTTCTTCCGCGCCTCGACGCCATCGTTGATGTCACGCTCGCGGGCAAGGCGGGCATGGTGGACGGCAGCGACACGTCAGGCCTTTATGGCACAAGCGGCGAACTTCGCCGGCTGGTGGCCGATATTGGCGAAGGCCGCACCATGCGCATCAGCGGTCCCTTCTCCTTCGACAATGAGGGGTATCTCTCCGGCCAGTTCAAGCTGGAGATCGAAAAGCTCGGCGCATGGTCGGACAATGCCAAGCAGGCGTTTCCGCAGCTGCAATCCACCATCGACACGGCCCGCAAACTGCTCGGCGCGCTTGCCGGCGGTGGCGACAGGGCATCCGTCGATCTCGTGGTGGATCGCGGCCGCGCCACCGTCAGCGGCTTCATCCCGCTGGGCAAGATTCCGCCGATCTGA